The Dermacentor silvarum isolate Dsil-2018 chromosome 7, BIME_Dsil_1.4, whole genome shotgun sequence genomic sequence AAATAACTACAAATACTTTCATGGGACGCATTGCTTGCTCAAGTGAAACCAAGAACAAAAAATTCCGAAGGAGCAGCTTTCAAAGAACTGTTTCGCCCATGGGAACACGCGAGAAATATTCGCCAATAAAAGCGAAACTTGTTTCCAGTCCTCCCACTAGAAATGTGTGGTTTTTGCCTCGGTGAAAATTATATGCAACCCGCGATGCTCTTCGCTGCTTCGATGGTTGTAGAACGTATATTGAAGCTTTTGCTCTTTTTCAAGAGTATGTGCAGTCAATATTTGCGCCTGAGCGCTCTATTCTCGTCGGTGTGCCTTATGAGGATATTCTGCACATTCATGCATAAATGTTCACGCGTAATTTTATGGAAGCTTCATCTGATAATATCAGTACAATTTCGTAGACAACTGCGTATGGAGTACAACTAATTCCTATCAGATCAATGATAGGAATATTCCCTGAGATGATAAAATATTTTGAGCCAGAGTACCAAGCCACTGAGATTTTCAGCTGTGAGTACGTCGCCCATATGCGCGCGCTCAAGTAGGCAAAATCTTTTGAGTCACAGATGTAATCAGTATTACATAACTTTTCTAGCAATTGTATGATAAATTTACCGAAATTTTAAAATGCTTTCTCCAGATAACCAAGTCACGGCGGCCTCCCCAACTGGAAAACAAGAACTCCAAAATGAGCACCCACCCCTAGGTAAACCCGGTGTGCCGAACCAGGTTGGCACACTCAGCCCAACAACCCCGCCCGTTCAGCCTAGCATACCTGTACAACCTGGCCAACCAAGTAAACCCGGTTTAGCCTTGCCCAACCAGCCCGGTCATTCCGGCCTGCCTCTGCAAAGCGTCGGATCAGGTCAGCCTGGTCAACCTAGCTTAACATGGCGTCCCGGTCAAGCCAGTTCTACCTTGCCACCCAGTATACCAGCGCAATCTGGTCAATCTAGCAGCAGACCCGGCACCGGCTTACCCGGTCAACAAGGCATATCCACCCAAAGTAGGGGACCAGGTCATCTTGATCAACCTGGCATGATGAGAAAGCCCGGTCAAGTAAGCCATGTCACCCCACCCAGTACACTAGCCCAATCCGGACAATCTAGTAGACCCGGCGTGAGCTTACCCACTCATCCCGCTCAAGCAGGCCTATCCCATCAAAGCAGTGTACCAGGTCAGCCTAATCAAATTGGCTTGATGGGAAAGCCCGGTCAAGTAAACCACATCTTCCCACCCAGCACCTCCGCCCAATCCGCTCATTCTAGTGGAGCGGGCGTGGGCCTGCCCAGCCATCTTGGTCAACAAGGCCGGCCAAGTACGCGTACACCTTCCCTCTCCGGGCAACCAAGTGGTCACGGATTCAGATTACCAGGTCCCGCTGGCCCGCCCCTATTGCCTGGTCCCACCGGCAAAGCCGGTGTATCCATTGGGCCCGGCTCACGGGTACAGCCAGGTTTTGGCGGCAGTACCATTGCACCCAGTACACCCGCCGTATCTGGACCATCGATTACGCACGGTGTAGGAAAGACTGGCCTGCCCGGTGTTTCCGGTACAATCACACAAGCCTCGCCAAACACCCTTCCCAGTTCTCCCATCGCACCAAACCAGTCAGTCAGTACCGGAGTGTCCCTGTCACCCGGAGTGGCTTTCCAGAACAACCAGTCATCGTTGTCTAGCACTGCTAGACAACCTCGGGTAGAGAAGCAATTTCGCCCTTACAGATCCACGAACCGTTAGCGGACTGAAAAAagcctgctgtttttttttctttcgaacacATGGCAGTTTATCTTTATAAAAATGAAATAAGTGTTCTCATCAAGAAAATTCTAAATATATGTGGCTTCTAAACATTTCTGGTGCACCCACTGCGACCTCGGCTGTTCCTGTTCAGAATGACATACCCA encodes the following:
- the LOC119459459 gene encoding collagen alpha-2(IV) chain-like, giving the protein MTYSVFQTVGSSRLAMRLLSSFLLLFVCVTTVRAWGIKASKPKPTAPEFCAKPPFSGSCQPITKPWHYDAASKHCQQISSGLCSAGSNRFLSEEKCKTVCEPLTKNIPGMCLKPPLMVACGQVRHAWYFDRNSNSCKMLSYTDPACDSAGNRFLTELKCQGVCLPNATPKPICSRDPEPDTCLLSRKKWFFNFSNNTCMIFKNGCGKGPNSFASYGKCMSKCSYNQVTAASPTGKQELQNEHPPLGKPGVPNQVGTLSPTTPPVQPSIPVQPGQPSKPGLALPNQPGHSGLPLQSVGSGQPGQPSLTWRPGQASSTLPPSIPAQSGQSSSRPGTGLPGQQGISTQSRGPGQPNQIGLMGKPGQVNHIFPPSTSAQSAHSSGAGVGLPSHLGQQGRPSTRTPSLSGQPSGHGFRLPGPAGPPLLPGPTGKAGVSIGPGSRVQPGFGGSTIAPSTPAVSGPSITHGVGKTGLPGVSGTITQASPNTLPSSPIAPNQSVSTGVSLSPGVAFQNNQSSLSSTARQPRVEKQFRPYRSTNR